One genomic window of Bacillus mycoides includes the following:
- a CDS encoding BC1872 family protein, with protein MTNIEKAKEMWKQGAIEINVVDKKGEALKQYDSVIAHDDIEWRIGCITYSVIDENFVAHFEETWISFEDLNEVEKLNDVIAYEVLGWEKVGTHWGKDGKAFHDMPIEDFNAIDYAGIILDKLNEQDHKVEIKNENGSWCVTLYGEEYIEDNFGIAVCKAAVNTVREN; from the coding sequence ATGACAAACATCGAAAAAGCTAAAGAAATGTGGAAACAAGGTGCGATTGAAATAAATGTAGTTGATAAAAAAGGGGAAGCATTAAAGCAATATGATTCTGTAATAGCACATGACGATATTGAATGGAGAATTGGATGTATTACGTACAGTGTTATCGATGAAAACTTTGTAGCTCATTTCGAGGAAACTTGGATTTCATTTGAAGATTTAAATGAAGTTGAAAAATTAAATGATGTAATTGCTTATGAAGTGCTTGGGTGGGAAAAGGTAGGAACGCATTGGGGCAAAGACGGAAAAGCGTTTCATGATATGCCAATAGAGGATTTCAATGCAATTGATTACGCAGGAATTATTTTAGATAAATTAAACGAACAAGATCATAAAGTAGAAATTAAAAATGAAAATGGTTCTTGGTGTGTGACTTTGTACGGTGAAGAGTATATCGAAGATAATTTCGGAATAGCAGTTTGCAAAGCCGCAGTAAATACGGTTAGAGAAAACTAA
- a CDS encoding TetR/AcrR family transcriptional regulator, producing the protein MSSPKKTATRDQILMATFECLAEKGTTAITLRDIATKAGITLSLIHYYFPTKEGLLVNATSYVMQKQIKEIQKELSNIQDFSEKLKNLIFVVHHQFKNSEWRKVYFTLLAAAAWSPKIMEEIQVLQNQLIDIIQEYVQTSNVEIIDLAAFSRALLASVNGLALQVMHGASEEQIAPAYAIIEKAFISEFALQKKQ; encoded by the coding sequence ATGTCTAGTCCAAAAAAAACAGCTACTCGGGATCAAATACTAATGGCTACGTTTGAATGCTTAGCTGAAAAAGGTACAACCGCTATTACATTACGAGATATTGCTACAAAAGCGGGAATTACTTTAAGTTTAATTCACTATTATTTTCCAACAAAGGAGGGTTTATTAGTTAACGCTACCTCTTATGTCATGCAAAAACAAATTAAAGAAATTCAGAAGGAACTCTCAAACATACAAGATTTTTCAGAGAAATTGAAAAATCTTATATTTGTAGTACATCACCAATTCAAAAATTCTGAATGGAGAAAGGTGTATTTTACTTTATTAGCGGCAGCAGCTTGGTCACCGAAAATTATGGAAGAAATTCAAGTTCTACAGAACCAATTGATAGACATAATTCAAGAATATGTTCAAACTTCCAATGTAGAAATCATTGACTTAGCAGCATTTTCAAGGGCCTTATTGGCTTCAGTGAATGGATTAGCATTACAAGTTATGCATGGGGCTTCAGAGGAACAAATTGCTCCGGCATATGCGATTATAGAAAAAGCATTTATATCAGAATTTGCCCTCCAAAAGAAGCAATGA
- a CDS encoding YuzF family protein — protein MSYLEGNDFSEQNMVSVPNPYVYQTLQSVIGKRVVIETVRGNVRGKLKDVKPDHLLIEYTVPYIVRIQQIVWIMPKQ, from the coding sequence ATGAGTTATTTAGAGGGAAATGACTTTAGTGAACAAAATATGGTAAGTGTACCTAATCCCTATGTATATCAGACATTACAATCAGTAATTGGTAAACGTGTGGTTATTGAAACTGTAAGAGGTAATGTAAGAGGTAAGTTAAAGGATGTGAAACCAGATCATTTGCTCATTGAATATACGGTACCGTATATTGTACGTATTCAACAAATTGTATGGATTATGCCAAAACAATGA
- a CDS encoding DUF6877 family protein — MDELNRIAYLLPFEVLTDIKSRLTDWIASGGSWEDPYIKQQVRYAKKVAERMEEMKNDKHRKS, encoded by the coding sequence ATGGACGAACTAAATAGGATTGCTTATTTATTACCTTTCGAGGTACTTACAGATATAAAAAGTCGTTTAACTGATTGGATTGCAAGCGGTGGAAGCTGGGAGGATCCTTATATAAAACAACAAGTTAGATACGCAAAAAAAGTGGCAGAAAGAATGGAGGAAATGAAAAATGACAAACATCGAAAAAGCTAA
- the dltB gene encoding D-alanyl-lipoteichoic acid biosynthesis protein DltB, which produces MTAYGSFYFFAIVGILLIPTIIAGLRGKMLRKYNAVLTLIMLAIIFSDKPNQAMMLAVFIIWQYVLIKGYLLLRKQNNNTFMFHMAVILSILPLILAKIAPFVPELKLIVFTGISYVTFRAVQMVFEIRDGLIKECSFFNFWEFILFFPAISTGPIDRYRRFQKDIQKPPSAEEYQNLLYMGINRIFQGFLYKFILAYLIKENIMDATIAHQNTILSNMIYMYSYSLYLFFDFAGYSSFVIGVSYMMGIKTPENFNKPFISRNIKDFWNRWHMSLSFWLRDFIYMRFVFFATKKKLIKNRYMISYIGVFLNFFVMGIWHITGHHIAQYMIYALYHIALFILFDIFERKNKKYKFWPNNTFMHVLAIVITFHFVCFGFLIFSGHLNNYF; this is translated from the coding sequence ATGACCGCATATGGATCATTTTATTTTTTCGCTATAGTGGGGATTTTATTGATACCTACTATCATAGCTGGATTAAGAGGTAAAATGTTGCGCAAATATAATGCTGTCTTAACGCTAATTATGCTTGCTATTATCTTCTCGGATAAACCAAATCAAGCAATGATGTTAGCAGTATTTATTATTTGGCAATATGTCCTTATTAAAGGCTATTTACTACTAAGAAAACAAAATAATAATACATTCATGTTTCACATGGCTGTTATTTTGTCGATTTTGCCACTGATTTTGGCAAAAATCGCACCATTTGTACCTGAATTAAAACTCATTGTTTTTACTGGTATATCTTATGTAACATTCAGGGCAGTACAAATGGTATTTGAAATTCGCGATGGCTTAATTAAAGAATGCTCATTTTTTAATTTCTGGGAATTCATTTTGTTCTTCCCTGCCATTTCGACCGGACCTATCGATCGGTATCGCAGGTTCCAAAAAGATATTCAAAAACCACCAAGTGCTGAAGAATATCAAAATCTACTATACATGGGTATTAACCGTATTTTTCAAGGTTTTCTGTATAAATTTATACTTGCTTACTTAATAAAAGAAAATATTATGGATGCAACAATAGCTCACCAAAACACAATTTTATCAAATATGATTTACATGTATAGCTATAGTTTATATCTATTTTTTGACTTCGCAGGTTATAGCTCATTCGTAATCGGTGTCAGTTATATGATGGGTATTAAAACACCAGAAAACTTTAATAAACCGTTTATCAGTCGTAATATTAAAGATTTCTGGAATCGTTGGCATATGAGCTTATCATTCTGGCTCCGTGATTTTATTTACATGCGCTTTGTCTTTTTTGCCACAAAGAAAAAGCTCATAAAAAATCGCTATATGATTTCATATATTGGCGTCTTTTTGAACTTTTTTGTCATGGGAATTTGGCATATTACAGGTCATCATATTGCTCAATATATGATTTATGCTCTATATCATATTGCTCTGTTTATTTTATTTGATATTTTCGAACGAAAAAACAAGAAGTATAAATTTTGGCCCAACAATACGTTCATGCATGTCCTTGCAATTGTGATTACATTCCATTTCGTATGTTTCGGTTTCCTAATTTTCTCTGGTCACCTAAATAATTATTTTTAA
- a CDS encoding IS4 family transposase, with the protein MNFSIQGELQLFAEELYQHLTPSFLEKLAREIAFVQRKRKFSGHDLATICVWISQRVASDSLVRLCSQLHAVTGTLMSPEGLNKRFNKKAVCFLKHIFSTLLKNKICETSVIPGSSISYFQRIRILDATIFQVPKHLASVYPGSGGCAQTAGIKIQLEYDLHSGQFLNFQVEPGKNNDKTFGTECLATLRPGDLCIRDLGYYSLDDLDQMDQRGVYYISRLKLNNMVYINNEFPEYFQNGTVKKQSQYTKVDLEHIMNTLKPRQVYEIKDAYIGKDKKLFTRVIMYRLTEKQLRERMKKQVYTESKKGITYSEKSKRLAGMNIYVTNTPWEIVPMEQIHNFYSLRWQIEIIFKTWKSLFQIHHCQNIKQERLECHVYGKLIAIFLCSSTMFKMRQLILQKKQKELSEYKAIGMIKDHLYILYQATQLNTQEITKILIRLFHLLQKNGRKSHRYEKKTVFDIMGVVYEYNEVTRQKKDA; encoded by the coding sequence ATGAATTTTTCGATTCAAGGTGAACTACAATTATTTGCTGAAGAATTATATCAACATCTTACTCCTTCATTTTTAGAAAAACTTGCTAGAGAAATAGCTTTTGTACAACGAAAGCGTAAGTTTTCAGGTCATGATTTAGCTACTATTTGTGTCTGGATAAGTCAGCGGGTAGCGAGTGATTCTTTAGTACGACTGTGTAGTCAACTTCATGCTGTTACAGGAACTCTTATGAGTCCAGAAGGACTTAATAAGCGATTCAATAAAAAAGCTGTTTGCTTTTTAAAACATATTTTCTCTACATTATTAAAAAATAAAATTTGTGAAACATCAGTGATTCCAGGCTCTTCAATCTCTTATTTTCAACGAATTCGTATTTTAGATGCAACGATTTTCCAAGTGCCAAAACACTTAGCTAGTGTGTATCCTGGATCAGGTGGTTGTGCACAAACAGCGGGTATAAAAATTCAGTTAGAATATGATTTACATAGTGGCCAATTTTTAAATTTCCAAGTGGAACCAGGGAAAAATAATGATAAAACCTTTGGAACAGAGTGCTTAGCTACATTACGTCCTGGAGATCTATGTATTCGGGATTTAGGCTATTATTCACTGGATGATTTAGATCAAATGGACCAACGTGGCGTGTATTATATATCACGGCTTAAATTAAACAATATGGTGTATATCAACAATGAATTTCCTGAATATTTTCAAAATGGGACAGTAAAAAAACAGTCTCAGTACACCAAAGTTGATTTAGAACACATTATGAATACCTTAAAACCAAGGCAGGTCTATGAAATAAAAGATGCTTATATTGGAAAGGATAAAAAACTATTCACTCGGGTGATTATGTATCGATTAACAGAAAAACAACTGCGTGAGCGTATGAAAAAACAAGTGTATACGGAAAGTAAAAAAGGTATTACGTATTCAGAAAAAAGCAAACGATTAGCTGGCATGAACATATATGTTACCAATACACCTTGGGAGATTGTTCCGATGGAACAAATACACAATTTTTATTCTCTCCGTTGGCAAATTGAAATCATATTTAAAACTTGGAAATCACTTTTTCAAATTCATCATTGCCAAAATATCAAACAAGAGCGATTAGAATGCCATGTTTATGGAAAACTCATTGCCATTTTTCTTTGTTCTTCTACTATGTTTAAAATGCGACAATTAATTTTACAAAAGAAACAAAAGGAATTAAGCGAATATAAAGCTATTGGAATGATTAAAGATCATTTATACATCTTGTATCAAGCTACGCAACTAAACACCCAAGAAATAACAAAGATTCTTATTCGGCTGTTCCACCTCCTACAGAAGAATGGACGGAAATCTCACAGATACGAAAAGAAAACAGTCTTTGATATTATGGGGGTTGTCTATGAGTATAATGAGGTGACCCGGCAAAAGAAAGATGCATAA
- a CDS encoding DUF4021 domain-containing protein, whose amino-acid sequence MNNSKKEKNDVTNNNVLGLDLDEQTMNGLYGMPETDIEDKDHRKKSNSPKI is encoded by the coding sequence ATGAATAACTCTAAAAAAGAAAAAAATGATGTGACAAATAATAATGTGCTTGGTCTTGATTTAGATGAACAGACTATGAACGGATTATATGGAATGCCTGAAACTGATATTGAAGACAAAGATCACCGTAAAAAAAGCAATTCACCAAAAATCTAG
- a CDS encoding BclA C-terminal domain-containing protein — protein sequence MSKFKKNCHIPFPCAFPLPQIGPTGITGATGSTGPTGITGATGPSGGPPGPTGPTGITGATGPSGGPLGPTGPTGITGATGPSGGPPGPTGPTGITGATGPSGGPLGPTGPTGITGATGPSGGPPGPTGPTGITGATGPSGGPPGPTGPTGITGAAGSTGPTGPSGLPTSGLSQYAYVFNTAAQVVALQAPILFNSHGKITSGFTHTLGTSQMTVINAGDYKISFSVSGVEPNQFALFLNGAPVTNSVYGSGAGTQQNNGQTVLTLAAGDILTLNNHTSAAAVTLQTLAGGTQTNINASIVIEKLN from the coding sequence ATGAGTAAATTTAAAAAGAATTGTCACATACCCTTTCCATGTGCCTTTCCTTTGCCTCAAATAGGGCCTACTGGAATAACTGGAGCGACAGGATCTACTGGGCCTACCGGAATAACCGGAGCAACAGGACCTTCAGGTGGACCTCCAGGACCTACTGGGCCTACCGGAATAACTGGAGCAACAGGACCTTCAGGTGGACCTCTAGGACCTACTGGGCCTACCGGAATAACTGGAGCAACAGGACCTTCAGGTGGACCTCCAGGACCTACTGGGCCTACCGGAATAACTGGAGCAACAGGACCTTCAGGTGGACCTCTAGGACCTACTGGGCCTACCGGAATAACCGGAGCAACAGGACCTTCAGGTGGACCTCCAGGACCTACTGGGCCTACCGGAATAACCGGAGCAACAGGACCTTCAGGTGGACCTCCAGGACCTACTGGGCCTACCGGAATAACTGGAGCGGCCGGATCTACAGGACCAACCGGGCCTTCCGGACTTCCGACATCTGGTTTATCTCAGTATGCTTATGTTTTCAATACAGCAGCTCAAGTTGTTGCCTTACAAGCACCTATTCTTTTTAATTCACACGGTAAAATCACATCCGGTTTTACTCATACTCTTGGAACTTCTCAGATGACAGTTATTAATGCTGGAGATTATAAAATTTCTTTTTCTGTATCAGGAGTTGAGCCTAATCAATTTGCCCTCTTTTTAAATGGGGCTCCCGTTACCAACTCCGTTTATGGATCAGGTGCAGGTACTCAACAAAACAATGGGCAAACAGTTCTCACTTTAGCCGCAGGTGATATTCTTACCCTTAATAATCATACTTCCGCTGCTGCAGTTACTTTGCAGACTTTAGCGGGTGGAACACAAACCAATATAAATGCTTCAATTGTAATTGAAAAGTTAAATTAA
- a CDS encoding CarD family transcriptional regulator produces MFQIGDNIVYPMHGAGIIEAIEEKEFSGKKQQYYVIKMSISNMQVMIPMGKILSSSIRPVTDILALKHIIHIFQHGESDRLLPWKQRYKVNTDKIKTGEIQEGAEVVRDLMRMKKEKALNTSEKKMLDNAHEFLISELGLIKGITENQIRSFC; encoded by the coding sequence ATGTTTCAAATTGGCGATAACATTGTTTATCCAATGCACGGAGCAGGTATAATTGAAGCCATAGAAGAAAAAGAATTCTCAGGGAAAAAACAACAGTATTATGTCATAAAAATGTCAATCAGTAATATGCAAGTCATGATTCCTATGGGTAAAATATTAAGTTCGAGTATACGCCCAGTTACTGATATACTTGCATTAAAACACATTATACACATTTTTCAGCATGGAGAATCAGATAGATTACTGCCGTGGAAACAAAGGTATAAAGTGAACACGGACAAAATAAAAACGGGTGAAATACAAGAAGGTGCTGAAGTTGTACGTGATTTAATGCGTATGAAGAAAGAAAAAGCACTTAATACAAGCGAAAAAAAAATGTTGGATAACGCACATGAATTTTTGATTAGTGAACTAGGATTAATTAAAGGGATCACTGAAAATCAAATAAGAAGTTTCTGTTAA
- a CDS encoding BC1881 family protein yields the protein MKKMLTKELSNELKKREGIISITVEPYEKIEVGGIRVDGPAVILINQE from the coding sequence ATGAAAAAAATGTTAACAAAAGAATTAAGTAATGAATTAAAGAAGCGGGAAGGGATCATTTCTATTACGGTTGAGCCTTATGAAAAAATCGAAGTTGGTGGAATTCGTGTAGATGGACCAGCTGTTATTCTAATTAATCAAGAATAG
- a CDS encoding acyl-ACP desaturase — protein MLTNDLDFRLEPRLKELYEQHKIRAQKIDWGYHEFLPWDKGMDFKRVPWDESQVTLPSGVITAIETALLTEVNLPWFTTYLSATFKGSLSVITDFIHTWTSEEDQHSNLLETYLLLTRSVNPKRIHELRKSVVEGGFEPDFHTPIEAMTYTTLQELATMVFYNNVAKVASKHDPDLATLLRRLAKDETLHYAFYRDVIRTHLELEPNYCYHIANVIMNFKMPGAVMPDFENRMAVIAKEANYGPLQYFDQVLDVVVDYWGLKDLRPIAPLAEKARIEILEYHTRLKKIRDRFGRFQGKTDLR, from the coding sequence ATGCTAACAAATGATTTAGATTTCCGATTAGAACCACGTTTAAAAGAACTGTATGAACAACATAAAATAAGAGCGCAGAAGATAGACTGGGGTTATCATGAGTTTTTACCATGGGATAAGGGAATGGACTTTAAAAGAGTTCCTTGGGATGAAAGTCAAGTTACTCTTCCTTCTGGTGTAATTACGGCCATTGAAACAGCTTTATTAACAGAAGTGAATTTACCATGGTTTACAACGTATTTATCTGCGACTTTTAAAGGATCCCTTTCTGTTATTACAGACTTTATTCATACTTGGACCTCAGAAGAGGATCAACATTCGAATTTATTGGAGACATATTTACTACTCACTCGAAGTGTGAACCCTAAACGAATACATGAATTAAGAAAGTCAGTCGTTGAGGGTGGATTTGAGCCTGATTTTCATACACCAATCGAAGCAATGACGTATACGACGCTACAAGAACTTGCAACGATGGTGTTTTACAATAATGTAGCTAAGGTTGCAAGTAAGCATGATCCAGATCTTGCTACATTATTACGCCGTCTTGCAAAAGATGAAACTCTTCATTATGCATTTTATCGAGACGTCATTCGAACACATTTGGAATTGGAACCTAATTATTGCTATCATATTGCCAATGTAATTATGAATTTTAAAATGCCAGGTGCTGTCATGCCTGATTTTGAAAATAGAATGGCTGTGATTGCAAAAGAAGCTAACTATGGACCACTACAATATTTTGATCAAGTACTTGATGTAGTGGTTGATTATTGGGGGTTAAAAGATTTAAGACCAATTGCACCTCTAGCTGAAAAAGCAAGAATTGAGATTTTGGAGTACCACACAAGATTGAAAAAAATACGGGATCGATTTGGTCGTTTTCAAGGGAAAACTGATCTACGTTAA
- the dltC gene encoding D-alanine--poly(phosphoribitol) ligase subunit DltC, producing MVEFKNQVLDILEEVCENDIVKENPDVQLFEEGILDSFATVSLLVEFQERLNIEVSISDFDRDEWATPNMIIKKLEDIR from the coding sequence ATGGTAGAATTCAAAAATCAAGTATTAGATATTTTAGAAGAAGTATGTGAAAATGATATTGTAAAAGAAAATCCTGATGTGCAATTATTTGAAGAAGGTATCCTTGATTCTTTTGCTACAGTATCTTTACTAGTAGAATTCCAAGAACGTCTAAATATTGAAGTGTCTATTTCTGATTTCGATCGTGATGAGTGGGCAACACCAAATATGATTATTAAGAAGTTGGAAGATATCCGATGA